The Rhododendron vialii isolate Sample 1 chromosome 8a, ASM3025357v1 genome has a window encoding:
- the LOC131298218 gene encoding perakine reductase-like, protein MAEVEMPVVKLGNQGLEVSKIGYGCMGLTGIYNPPVSDEDGIAVIKHAFSKGITFFDTSDIYGADHANEILVAKALKHLPRDKIQLATKFGCVKSIPTEIVVKGTAEYTRSCCEASLQRLGVDYIDLYYIHRIDKTVPIEETMGELKKLVEEGKVKYIGLSEASPNTIRRAHAVHPISAVQMEYSLLTRDIEEEIIPVCRELGIGFVLYCATARGFFGGKRVVEDVPECSTLQTHPRFSGENLERNKIFYYRIKELAKKHGCTPIQLALAWVLHQGDDMVPIPGTTKVKNLDELIGALRVKLTEEDLKEITDAVPIHEVAGPRMFDAYYRATYKFADTPPLKNSK, encoded by the exons ATGGCCGAGGTCGAGATGCCGGTGGTGAAGCTTGGAAACCAGGGACTTGAG GTCTCAAAAATCGGTTACGGCTGTATGGGGCTTACTGGAATCTACAACCCTCCTGTTTCTGACGAGGATGGCATTGCAGTAATCAAGCATGCCTTTAGTAAAGGAATCACTTTCTTCGATACATCAGATATTTATGGTGCTGACCATGCTAATGAAATATTAGTTGCCAAG GCATTAAAGCACTTGCCTCGCGATAAGATCCAGCTAGCCACAAAATTTGGATGCGTCAAGTCTATCCCTACTGAAATTGTGGTGAAGGGTACCGCCGAATACACTCGCTCCTGCTGTGAGGCTAGCTTGCAGCGCCTTGGTGTGGACTACATTGATCTCTACTATATACACCGGATTGACAAAACTGTACCTATAGAGGAGACC ATGGGGGAACTTAAGAAGTTGGTGGAAGAGGGTAAAGTAAAATACATTGGATTATCAGAAGCAAGCCCAAACACAATAAGGAGGGCGCATGCCGTGCATCCTATCTCTGCTGTACAAATGGAGTATTCCCTTCTGACTCGTGACATTGAGGAAGAAATAATCCCCGTTTGCAG GGAACTTGGAATTGGGTTCGTTCTGTATTGCGCCACTGCTCGAGGTTTTTTTGGCGGCAAGAGAGTTGTGGAGGACGTCCCTGAATGTAGCACCTTG CAAACACATCCTAGGTTTTCAGGAGAGAATTTAGAGCGCAACAAGATCTTCTATTATCGGATAAAAGAGTTGGCGAAAAAGCATGGCTGCACCCCTATTCAGCTCGCACTTGCATGGGTTCTTCATCAAGGTGATGATATGGTTCCTATTCCTG GAACAACTAAGGTTAAAAACCTTGATGAGCTCATTGGAGCTCTGAGAGTGAAGCTCACAGAAGAAGATTTGAAAGAGATTACTGATGCAGTGCCCATCCACGAGGTAGCAGGGCCTAGGATGTTTGACGCCTATTATCGAGCCACCTATAAGTTTGCCGACACACCACCGCTGAAGAATTCCAAGTGA
- the LOC131298215 gene encoding uncharacterized protein LOC131298215: MSNSGDFHRIPFQSPPRPPENYQRDPLLNLSAVRSRMDSLQRFLSDSVNRNHLIGKDQMEMVSTEISAAIHQIIVNGAALLASTAQINRAPPDLKFLPVDLPDVETKASVTAVNRSSVLKDATTDLQVPGVEVSLGAPRLFLEDQSHRPLAEGPTTSDLKVLGNLGDVETKISISAMGRCSIRDTAIDVKVPGNLGDAEMKTPMDLSNSISMDLSHIMREHERKREREENDIESVFKKHFKGVEAKTESKSVELEMRAEVKGPICDLGTDMKGVVGMKVEEEEMKEEIITPGEEDWDIIELDAVELLAEHIHFCDVCGKGFKRDANLRMHMRAHGNQFKTPEALAKPERSSCELDNRRNKATRFSCPFSGCNRNKSHKKFRPLKSVICVKNHFKRSHCPKMYSCNRCNKKSFSVVADLKSHLKHCGETKWKCTCGTTFSRKDKLFGHMALFEGHMPAVVEEEGKGAAAVATVVVEEDEDDDDQRREVETGENGFFDGLLDGFDSIEGYCLQEALGSPYGLGATMNDFFNF, encoded by the exons ATGTCAAACTCCGGCGACTTTCACCGTATCCCGTTCCAGTCCCCGCCCAGGCCTCCGGAGAACTACCAGCGGGACCCGCTGCTCAACCTCTCCGCCGTCCGATCCCGAATGGACTCGCTCCAGCGGTTCCTATCCGATTCGGTCAATAGGAATCATCTGATCGGGAAAGACCAGATGGAGATGGTGTCCACGGAGATCTCCGCCGCCATCCACCAGATCATCGTCAACGGCGCTGCCCTCCTCGCATCCACCGCCCAAATCAATCGCGCTCCGCCAGATCTGAAGTTTTTACCTGTCGATTTACCCGATGTGGAAACGAAGGCTTCAGTTACAGCGGTGAATCGGAGTTCAGTACTCAAAGATGCCACGACAGATCTTCAAGTTCCAG GTGTCGAGGTCAGTTTAGGCGCACCTAGATTATTCCTGGAGGACCAGTCGCACCGTCCACTTGCGGAGGGCCCAACTACATCAGATCTTAAAGTTCTAGGTAATTTAGGGGATGTTGAAACGAAGATTTCAATTTCTGCGATGGGTCGGTGTTCAATTAGGGATACTGCAATAGATGTTAAAGTTCCTGGTAATTTAGGCGATGCTGAAATGAAGACTCCCATGGATTTGAGTAATTCAATAAGTATggaccttagtcacataatgcgcGAGCACGAGCGAAAGCGTGAGCGCGAGGAGAACGATATTGAAAGTGTCtttaaaaaacatttcaaaGGAGTAGAAGCGAAGACTGAGAGTAAGAGCGTAGAGTTAGAAATGCGCGCGGAAGTGAAGGGTCCTATATGTGACTTAGGTACGGACATGAAAGGAGTTGTGGGGATGAAAGTGGAGGAGGAAGAGATGAAGGAGGAGATTATTACTCCGGGTGAGGAGGACTGGGATATCATCGAGCTTGATGCAGTTGAATTGCTAGCAGAACACATTCATTTCTGCGATGTATGCGGGAAAGGATTCAAGCGTGACGCAAATCTTCGGATGCATATGCGGGCCCACGGGAACCAGTTCAAGACCCCCGAGGCATTGGCGAAACCGGAGAGGAGTTCGTGTGAGCTTGATAACCGGAGGAATAAAGCCACCCGGTTTTCGTGTCCGTTCTCGGGGTGTAACAGGAATAAGTCGCACAAGAAGTTTCGACCGTTGAAATCAGTGATTTGCGTGAAGAATCACTTCAAGAGGAGCCACTGCCCGAAGATGTACTCGTGTAATAGATGCAACAAGAAGAGTTTTTCTGTGGTGGCCGATTTGAAGAGCCACTTGAAGCATTGTGGGGAGACCAAGTGGAAATGTACTTGTGGGACCACGTTTTCGCGCAAGGATAAGTTGTTTGGTCACATGGCACTTTTTGAAGGCCATATGCcggcggtggtggaggaggaggggaaAGGGGCGGCCGCAGTGGCCACAGTGGTGGTAGAGgaggatgaagatgatgatgatcagAGGAGGGAGGTTGAAACAGGGGAGAATGGATTTTTTGATGGATTGCTTGATGGGTTTGATTCGATTGAGGGATATTGTTTGCAGGAGGCATTGGGATCTCCATATGGTTTAGGTGCTACAATGAATGACTTCTTTAACTTTTGA